Sequence from the Cuniculiplasma divulgatum genome:
CTGCAGGGAGTGTGGAATTGAAAGTCTTCAGGAAATTGATCCTCGTCTCAGTAGGCATTTCATTTATGTGCACAACTTTGTCCAGCTGATCCCGGACAGCATTCCTGACAGGTGGAAATCCATGTCCAAGGTTGATGACACTGACACCGGAGAAAAAATCAATAAATCTGTTGCCGTCCACATCTTCTATTGTGGAACCTCTTGCCCTGGAAACCCCGATCCTGAAGACTGACGTGTAAGTCCTGCTTGCAGTTTCATACCTGTCCTGGTCTGCAAGCATTTTCCGGGACTCCGGTCCTGGAATATCTGTAACAAGTCTTGGTGCATCTTCATAACTACCCCATTCTGTCGACTTCATATATCCACATCCAGCTCCGGCATGATCCCATACCAGTATTCCTCATCTGGATCTAATGAGTATTGTAAAGGATCATACCTGATTTATTATACAAAATATAGTACGGATAGATATTAACTTAACTATTTTCAGTAAATAAAGATTAAATGTGGAAATAAGAAAATTATTTATGAAGATATTGCACCACTGCCAGATTCCTCTTCTGTTGGCTGCTCTCTTGGCCTTGGAATTCTCCTGACAATGTGTGATTTCAGGTTCACGTCCATGGAATCCCTGAGACCCTCGCCAAGCAAACCTAGTCCGAGGACTATTAGCAGTATGAATGCCGCAGGTATGAGACCTTCCCACGGATATGTATAGAGCGTTGTGGTGATTGATGATGCCATGAGCCCCAGTTCAGGAGTACCGGCAGGTATGCCCACTCCAAGAAATCCAAGTGTTGATAGCGTCAGAAGTGCGGTCCCAATATCCATGGTGGCATATACAATTACCGTCGGGATTATGTTTGGTATTAGATCATTCTTGAATATGTACCAGAATGATAGGTTCATTGCCCTGGATGCTGTCACAAAATCATTGGCCGATACTTCCAGTACCCCTGCACGGACTATACGGACGTATGGGGGCCACCAGACTATGGTGATTGCAATGGTTGCATTTATCAGGCTGGGACCAAGCGTTGCGGCTATTGCAAGTGCCATTATGAGCCCAGGAAATGCCAGAAAGAGATCAGTGAATCTCATTATAACCTCTTCCCTCGGTCCTCTGTAAAATCCGGCAATGCTTCCCAATATAAGGCCTACAAGGACAGATATTCCAACGACCATAGAAGGGATGGCGAGATCCACTGGTATAGCTGCAAGAATACGGGAGAATATGTCACGCCCAAGTCCGTCAGTTCCAAAGATGTGTGTTAGTGAGGGAGGAAGATTCGCACTGGAAAGGTTGATCTTATATGGATTGTACGGCGTCATGTGTGTGCCCAGCAGTTCAAACAGGATTGCAACAATCACAAAGAAGCCAATTATGATAAGTCCAGCGAAGGAAAGCTTGTTGGCGTATATATCTGACAACGTACCCTTAAGCCTCTGTCCAGCAGTTCTATCATTATTCATGATTTCTCACCCGAAAGCGTTATTCTTGGGTCAAGTACTGCGTACAGTATATCTGCGACCAGGTTTGCAACAACAACAGCTATTGTGAATACAATGACAACAGCGATGAGCACAGGATAATTATCAGAAACAACTGCGTTGTATGCAAACCTCCCAATTCCAGGCCATGAGAAGAGTTCCTCAACCACCACTGTACCTGAAATCAGCCACCCAAACATTACGGCCACAACGGTATTTGCCTCTATTAATCCGGTCCTGAGAATGTGGTGCCGCTGAACCTCCTTCATTGGCAATCCCTTTGAATAAGCGGTCCGAACGTAAGGCATCCACCGCACACCCAGTACTCCTGACCTGCTGATCCTTGTCACCAGTCCAAAATTCAGGAAGGCCAGTGTTGCTGCCGGAAGAATGAGATGATACATTCCGTTCACGAAATCACCAATGTGGCCCGTGATTATGGAATCAAGAACAAAGATACCAGTGATGCGAGGTGGGGCTGTCAGATAAGATGAATACATACCTCCCACGGGAAATATGGGGATATACGAGGCAAAAACGCTTATGGCAAGAGCCGCACCCAGAAATGTTGGGGTGGACCATGCCCCGAGGTAGAAGATTCTTATGAGGCTATCCTTCTTGTTGCCGAAGTTCATGGCGGACAGGTAACCAAGCCCTATGCCTGCAATGATGATTATAACGAAGGCCATGAGCACAAGTTCAAGCGTGTTGGGAAAGTAGAAAAGGATCTCACTCAGAATTGATTGACCGGTAACGGGATCAATACCCAGATTACCTGTAGCATATGAAGAGAGGAAATACCAGAGCTGTACATATATTGGATCATCGAGGTGGTATCTTAACTTCACTGCAGCGATGGTTGAAGGCCTGGCCTTGGGACCTGCCCAGAGAACTGCAGGATTTGTGCTGAGTAGATGCGAGATCAGGAAGACAATAATTATGGTGCCAAAAATGAGAAGGACTCCCTCAATGCTTCTCTTGATTATATAAAAAATTAGTGAACGGCTTGAATCCATAACCGTTCACCTTCAGGTATAGTAGACGTCGTTCCAGAACATGAAATAGCCTGCTGCAGATCCTGCTGGGTTTGGAATAATTCCTGCCAGATTGTCCACGTGGAATGCCAACATGTATGGCACATTGAGCCAGGCAAACCAGTAGCTGTTGTAGATGTCTTTAACGATATTGGTGTAATTCTGCACTATATATGTCGGATTGTTTGTTGATGTTGCGTTTACGGTCATGTTGAATATTGTGGAGTTATAGTTGTAACTGCCTCCATATCCCGATGCACCAACATAGCCTTCATCAAGTATGGCATCAACATAGTCCTCTGTTGCAGTATAGTCTTCAGTATAGTAACTGATGCCAAAATAGTAGGATGTTGAACCGGCATTCGTGCCGAATATTATGGATTCCCAGGTGCTGTGAGAAACACCGTCGGAGGTTATGTGTATTCCGATTGCCTCAAGGTCAGCTATGATAATTTCAGCTTCACTCGTCTGAGACGAAGAATCACGATCGAAAGTGAATGTAGCGGTGGGGAAAGTGCTTCCTCCAGAATTTAAAACAGTTCCATTGGGGAGTGTTGCCTTGTATCCGGCATCCGCAAGAAGATGTGCTGCCTTTACAGGATCGTATGAATATGGCGAGAGACCGGTGGTTGTTCTATTATAGTATGGGAACCCCGCTGGAACCGGGCCAATCCATGAGGATGCAAGCCCATGATATACGGCACTGATTATTCCAGTGTAGTTTATAGCATAGGCTATGGCCATTCTCACATCAAGATTGGTAAATGCAGAGAATGACCCAGGATCCATGTACACATAATAAGTTCCTTCAGAACTGCCAAACCTGACAGGCAGGATACTGGTATTGAATCCACTGATACCCTTGAGGGTGCTGTAGTAGGAAGATGCCGGTGCATCTATGACCTGCAATTTGCCGGCCTTTGCCGCGGAAATGGATGTGGATACTGGCTGGTAATCAATGATAACCTCGCTGA
This genomic interval carries:
- a CDS encoding ABC transporter substrate-binding protein, which produces MKKSSAIIAVVVVVILIAAGFAIYKLETEKKAPINYVIEGSAKSPGHLDPAVTFSTAGWEIMNQIYQGMVAPNGTSETSYIGVLATNWTVSNSNMSYTFTLRQGVTFSNGNPYNAYVQWYSMYRTLVMNQAPSFILGQNFNYSNGVNFTVTPTELNTFNFSNPTSSQLSIMEYPYQSFQVINNHTIRLNLGYGYNGDVPFNALLATLSTPPAAAVDPIFVHAHGGVSGNNTNSYMTTNTMGTGPFYLQKYVPSSTAVLERSTTYWADNLSNSSLNYAIQPAKLSEVIIDYQPVSTSISAAKAGKLQVIDAPASSYYSTLKGISGFNTSILPVRFGSSEGTYYVYMDPGSFSAFTNLDVRMAIAYAINYTGIISAVYHGLASSWIGPVPAGFPYYNRTTTGLSPYSYDPVKAAHLLADAGYKATLPNGTVLNSGGSTFPTATFTFDRDSSSQTSEAEIIIADLEAIGIHITSDGVSHSTWESIIFGTNAGSTSYYFGISYYTEDYTATEDYVDAILDEGYVGASGYGGSYNYNSTIFNMTVNATSTNNPTYIVQNYTNIVKDIYNSYWFAWLNVPYMLAFHVDNLAGIIPNPAGSAAGYFMFWNDVYYT
- a CDS encoding ABC transporter permease, with translation MDSSRSLIFYIIKRSIEGVLLIFGTIIIVFLISHLLSTNPAVLWAGPKARPSTIAAVKLRYHLDDPIYVQLWYFLSSYATGNLGIDPVTGQSILSEILFYFPNTLELVLMAFVIIIIAGIGLGYLSAMNFGNKKDSLIRIFYLGAWSTPTFLGAALAISVFASYIPIFPVGGMYSSYLTAPPRITGIFVLDSIITGHIGDFVNGMYHLILPAATLAFLNFGLVTRISRSGVLGVRWMPYVRTAYSKGLPMKEVQRHHILRTGLIEANTVVAVMFGWLISGTVVVEELFSWPGIGRFAYNAVVSDNYPVLIAVVIVFTIAVVVANLVADILYAVLDPRITLSGEKS
- a CDS encoding ABC transporter permease, with protein sequence MNNDRTAGQRLKGTLSDIYANKLSFAGLIIIGFFVIVAILFELLGTHMTPYNPYKINLSSANLPPSLTHIFGTDGLGRDIFSRILAAIPVDLAIPSMVVGISVLVGLILGSIAGFYRGPREEVIMRFTDLFLAFPGLIMALAIAATLGPSLINATIAITIVWWPPYVRIVRAGVLEVSANDFVTASRAMNLSFWYIFKNDLIPNIIPTVIVYATMDIGTALLTLSTLGFLGVGIPAGTPELGLMASSITTTLYTYPWEGLIPAAFILLIVLGLGLLGEGLRDSMDVNLKSHIVRRIPRPREQPTEEESGSGAISS